The window GATACCAGGGCACGAGTCATTCGTAAGGTTACCTGGGTAGGACTGTTCGTCAATTTAGGTCTTGCCGGCATTAAATTTGCTGCCGGTATATTGGGAAGAAGTCAGGCCCTGGTGGCGGATGCCATCCACAGTCTTACGGATTTGACAACCGATGCCGCTGTGATTGCGGGCTCGCATTACTGGGACCGCCCACCCGATGACGATCATCCATATGGCCACAAGCGACTGGAAACCCTGGTGACCGTATTTATCGGTGTCATGCTTGCGGTGGCAGGGATTGGTATCGGATGGAAGGCCATCTCCACCTTGCATCAAAAAAGCGTTATCCCCCCGGGCTGGATCGCCCTCCTGGCCGTATTGGTGTCCATTGTTTGCAAGGAGGTCATTTACCGCTGGACGGCCCGAACCGGCAATCGAATCAAAAGCGCGGCTCTGGCTGCCAATGCCTGGCACCATCGAACAGATGCGCTGAGTTCGCTGCCGGTTTTAATTGCCGTTGCGGGTGCTAAAATTTTCCCAACCTGGTCGTTTCTTGATCGCGTGGGCGCGGCGGTGGTCTCTATTTTTATTCTGCATGCTGCTGCAAAAATCATCTGGCCGGCGCTGGCCGAACTGATTGATGCCGGTGCGCCGGCTGATACGCGCAAAAAAATACGTCAGGTTGCCCATGAAAATGACAATGTTTTGCAGGTGCATAACATCAGAACCCGCTATATCAGCACCAGTATTCAGGTGGATCTGCATATTGTCATCGAAGGCTCACTGACCGTTCGGCAGGGTCATGATATTGCCGATGACGTCAGGAATCGAATCGTAAAAGGCATACCGGATATATTGGATGTCACTGTTCATGTGGACCCACCGGAAAAAGCGCTTCAGGAAATGGACTTGCATTGATAAGCCAGGCAAAAACAGACCTGCAGTATTATATTTTAAAGAGCTACATCTTGCATGAAAATTATTGAAAAGGTAAAATTGCCTTAATTGCCAGCAAGATTATCAAATTGTGTGGATCAGAAAAAACCGATCGGTTATAATAGACAGAACGCAAACATCATTCTGGACATCGGAAATCTTATAGCTGCTGCTGTTTCCATGGCCGACTTGCAAATTACGGAGTAACTGTAAAATGCCCGTTTTTGAATACACCGCCCTGGATGCCAAAGGCAAAATGACATCCGGCATCATCGATGCGGACGGTGCCCGTGCTGCTCGACAAAAGTTAAGGGCCAACGGCATCTTTCCGGTTGATGTCAAAGAAGCCCAGGAAAAACCGGAAAAAAAGACCGAACGGGTGACCGATCTATCGCGCTACCTGCGGCGGGTTAAGCCGTCTGAAATTGCGATTATGACGCGACAGCTGTCCACCTTGATCACAGCCGGTTTTCCGTTGGTCTCCGCCATTGACGCCCTTGTGCCCCAGACCAAATCCCACCAACTCAAAACCGTCTTGGCACAGGTCAAGGATGCCATTGTCGAGGGACAGAGTTTTGCGCAGGCCTTGTCGCAATATCCTAAGATCTTTTCAGAGCTTTTTGTGAATATGGTGCGTGCCGGGGAGACGTCTGGCACGCTGGAAATTGTACTCGAGCGATTGGCTGATATTACTGAAAAGCAGCAGGATTTGACCAATCGGATTCAGACCGCCCTGGCATACCCGATATTTATGTGCGTGATCGGAACGATCGTTTTGTTTGTACTCTTAACTTACATTGTTCCTAGCATCACCTCTATATTTTTGGATATGGGCCAGACATTGCCAACACCGACCCGCATATTAATCTTCTTAAGTGGTTTTTTTAAATCATTTTGGTGGGTTATCCTGATCGCCATCTTTGGCGCAGCCATTGCTTTGCACCGCGCAAAAAAGACGGAAAAAGGGCGTTATGCCTACGATAAAACCGTGCTGGCAATGCCCGGATTTGGTGTTTTGGCAAAAAAACTGGCTGTGGCCCGTTTTACGCGCACCCTGGGCTCATTGCTTGAAAACGGTGTCTCCATGTTAATCGCGTTGGACATTGTCAAAAATATTGCCGGCAATGTGCTGCTTTCCAATGCCATTCAAAATGCGGCGCAGGAAGTCGGTAAGGGCCAAGCTTTGTGGGCGGCTTTGAATGAAGCTCAAGTTTTTCCACAATTGTCAATTCAAATGATTCAGGTGGGCGAACAAAGCGGCGAATTGGAAGGGATGCTCAATAAAATCGCTGATGTTTTTGAAAAAGAAGTCGAAAATACGATCATGCGCCTGACATCTTATCTGGAGCCAGTCATGATTCTGGTAATGGGCTGTATTGTCGGATTTATTGTGCTGTCGATTTGTTTGCCTATTTTTGAAATGAACACGCTCATCAAATAATGGTGCGGACATCATACAACTTGCAAGAGAAGGGAAATGGGATATGAGGACCATATCTAGCAATGACAACCGGGGGTTTACGTTAATTGAATTAATGGTTGTTGTCATCATATTGGGCATCCTGGCGCTTTATGTAGGCCCCAAAATAATGGGAGAACCCGATAAAGCCAAGCGTGTTAAGGCCCAATTGGATATTGCCACCTTTGAGACGGCTTTAAAAATGTACAAGCTCGATAATGGCATTTACCCGTCAACCGATCAGGGGCTTCAGGCGCTGGTCGAAAAGCCAGAAACCGGCACAATTCCCCCGAAATGGCGCGAAGGCGGATATCTTGAGAAACGCAAGGTGCCCAAAGATCCCTGGGGAAACGAATTCGTGTATATTGCACCGGGTGTAAACGGCGACTATGATTTGATCTCCTATGGCAAAGACGGCGTCCCTGGCGGCGAGGGGGAGGATAATAGGGACGTTAATAACTGGGAACTCGAGTAGTTTGCTGTCAGAAACGGCCCTTTTGCGCAATCTCTGTGTCAATCAGGGAATTGCATTGTGCGGCGTACTAAAGGTACGCCTCCGCCCAATTCCCTGATTTTCGTGACCTTGCACAAAATGGCTCGACTCTGACAGCAAACTCAAATTCTTCTACATCAAAAGATTTCTAATTTAAAAAACGAAAACATTAAATTTAATATAAGCGAAATGCGCTCAATAGCTTTGAGAAAGGAATTGAATCAACGCAACGGACCACGGACGACCTGCAACGGACAGTTGAGTGGGTTTACATTAATGGAACTGATTGTGGTCATGGCGCTGCTGGGCATCATGCTCGTGTTTAGCGTCCCCCGCCTGCATAAAACCTTCTTTTTGGACGAAAGCAAGGCCAGTTCCCGATGGATCATCGGTAAAATCCAGGCATCAAAGGAAGCGGCGGTCCGAAACCAGATGCAATATACGCTGCATTTCGATCTGGATACCGACCATTACTGGGAAACCGATGAATCAATGCCGGCCACGGATCAAGAAGAGGCCGCCATTCATACCCAGCCGCTTCCGGACGGCCTTAAAATTGCAGATATCGAATTTCCCATACGCGGAAAAGTCAGCTCCGGTCGGACTGATATTAGCTTTTACAAAAACGGCACCTCGGATAAGGCCCTGATTCACGTGCAAGACGGCGATAATTTCGTGACGTATCTTATCGAGCCTTTTCTTTCAGAGGTGACGCGCTATGAGACTTACGCCGGTTTTGACAATTAGACGACATATATTACCTGAATTTTGCACGAGTCACCTATTAACCAGTACCTTCA of the Desulfobacterales bacterium genome contains:
- a CDS encoding cation diffusion facilitator family transporter, with translation MQEVEPATETDSDTRARVIRKVTWVGLFVNLGLAGIKFAAGILGRSQALVADAIHSLTDLTTDAAVIAGSHYWDRPPDDDHPYGHKRLETLVTVFIGVMLAVAGIGIGWKAISTLHQKSVIPPGWIALLAVLVSIVCKEVIYRWTARTGNRIKSAALAANAWHHRTDALSSLPVLIAVAGAKIFPTWSFLDRVGAAVVSIFILHAAAKIIWPALAELIDAGAPADTRKKIRQVAHENDNVLQVHNIRTRYISTSIQVDLHIVIEGSLTVRQGHDIADDVRNRIVKGIPDILDVTVHVDPPEKALQEMDLH
- the gspF gene encoding type II secretion system inner membrane protein GspF, with the protein product MPVFEYTALDAKGKMTSGIIDADGARAARQKLRANGIFPVDVKEAQEKPEKKTERVTDLSRYLRRVKPSEIAIMTRQLSTLITAGFPLVSAIDALVPQTKSHQLKTVLAQVKDAIVEGQSFAQALSQYPKIFSELFVNMVRAGETSGTLEIVLERLADITEKQQDLTNRIQTALAYPIFMCVIGTIVLFVLLTYIVPSITSIFLDMGQTLPTPTRILIFLSGFFKSFWWVILIAIFGAAIALHRAKKTEKGRYAYDKTVLAMPGFGVLAKKLAVARFTRTLGSLLENGVSMLIALDIVKNIAGNVLLSNAIQNAAQEVGKGQALWAALNEAQVFPQLSIQMIQVGEQSGELEGMLNKIADVFEKEVENTIMRLTSYLEPVMILVMGCIVGFIVLSICLPIFEMNTLIK
- the gspG gene encoding type II secretion system major pseudopilin GspG, which codes for MRTISSNDNRGFTLIELMVVVIILGILALYVGPKIMGEPDKAKRVKAQLDIATFETALKMYKLDNGIYPSTDQGLQALVEKPETGTIPPKWREGGYLEKRKVPKDPWGNEFVYIAPGVNGDYDLISYGKDGVPGGEGEDNRDVNNWELE
- a CDS encoding prepilin-type N-terminal cleavage/methylation domain-containing protein: MRSIALRKELNQRNGPRTTCNGQLSGFTLMELIVVMALLGIMLVFSVPRLHKTFFLDESKASSRWIIGKIQASKEAAVRNQMQYTLHFDLDTDHYWETDESMPATDQEEAAIHTQPLPDGLKIADIEFPIRGKVSSGRTDISFYKNGTSDKALIHVQDGDNFVTYLIEPFLSEVTRYETYAGFDN